The genomic stretch AACTTTCCAAAAATACCTCGACGAACCAGACCTACCAGACGTCGACCTCTTCCTCCGATCATCAGGCGAACAACGAATATCCAACTTCCTCCTCTGGCAAAGCGCCTACGCCGAATTCGTCTTCATGAACGTACTCTGGCCAGATGTAGACCGCCTAACCCTCTATAAAGCTGTCGAAGAATACGCCAGCCGCGACCGCCGCTACGGAGGCGCCACCGACAAAATCCCCAGCCCCAAAAACTAACACCACACCACAAGGAGCAAACGATGCGACTATACCCAACCTTCTTCAAAATCTTCTTCGCAGGCATGGATCCCGAAAAAGCACACCACATCGGCTTCTGGGGAGTACAAACCCTTAAAAACCTAGGCATTACTCGCATCCTCAAAAGCTACCTTCAACCCAATCCCAGCCTCCGCACCACAGCCATGGGACTCACCTTCCCTTCACCCTTCGGACTAGCCGCAGGCTTCGACAAAGGCGGGAAAGGTATCGCAGCCCTTGCAGGACTAGGATTCGGACACGTCGAAATCGGCACCATCACCGGACAAGCACAACCTGGTAACCCACAACCACGTTTATTCCGCCTCATCGAAGATAAAGCAGTCATTAATCGTATGGGATTCAACAACGACGGTGCCGCAGCCGCAGGACCCCGAGTCGCATCAGCTCGTGCCGATCTAGAAACCGAATACCGTCCCGAGAAGCGCCCCATTATCGGCGTCAACATCGGAAAAACAAAGATTGTAGAACTAGAAAACGCCATAGAAGACTACCTAATCTCAACACGTACCCTAGCCCCACAAGCAGACTACCTCGTCGTCAACGTAAGCTCACCCAACACCCCAGGACTACGTACACTGCAATCCATCGCAACACTCCGCCCACTCCTACAAGCCGTACGAGAAGAAGCAAACCGAGTCTCACCCCACCGCCATGTGCCTCTCACCGTTAAAATTGCTCCAGACCTTGTAGACGAAGACATAACAGCTGTCGCTCGCCTAGCCCAAGAACTAAAGCTTGACGGGATCATCGCAACTAACACCACAATCGCACGCGAAGGCTTAGGACTCCACACCACCAAAGAAAAAATTAACGCTATAGGCGCAGGAGGACTCTCAGGAGAACCACTTAAAACCCGATCACTCGAAGTCCTACACCTCCTCAAGAAAGAAATAGGCAACAAACTAGCCCTCATCTCCGTCGGAGGAGTAACCAACGCCCAAGACGTACAAGAACGACTAGACGCAGGCGCAGACCTCGTCCAAGGATATACCGCCTTCCTCTACGAAGGCCCCTTATGGGCCGCCCACATCAACCGAGGACTCTACAAAATCCGTCGCTCGCGCCAAAAATAAACCTCACAAAAAGGGTGAGAAACCAAACACGGTTTCCCACCCCCAGAAATCATTAAAGACACAGTATCTATTTTGGATACTCCCCATACTTAACAAGAGGATAAGGTCGCCGCATCCGGCGAATCATCATCACACGGTTGAATGCATACATACCACTACCACGCTGTACCTCGCCAAACTTAGCAATAACCATCTGTTTAAGCTTGCGCCACATCAACCAGTAATCAATAACCCACAACAGCATCAGAGCATACATGCCATACATAGTCCCGTAGTAGACAGGAGCAGCAGCTACGCCAAAACCGCTCACGACCCACGACGCAACAAGAAAAACAATGAGCAAAATAAGCATTATATCGCCCAGATTCCGGCGAGCATCAATATAGTCGCGAATGTACCGCCGCTGAGGCCCCTTATCCACTATCGGCAGATACTTCTCATCGCCAGTACGCATAGCCTCCCGCTGCCGTGCCCTAAGCTCAGCAGCAGCCTCACGATCAGCAGTCTTCGCCGCGCCACGATCAGCACCGACTATAGGCCTCCTTCGCGCCGCAACCTGCTCTTTACGAGACGGTGTAGGACGCCCTTTCTTCGGCGTGAACTTAGAGTTCTCAGGAACCTCATGCTGTTTCTCTTCTTCAGGCTCGACAGCAGCCTCCTGCGGAGCCTTACCTTTTTTACGACCAAACACCCTACTAGAATAACCAAAAATAATTGCCTACGCCGAATACCAAGACCAAAAATAAAAAGTATGCGCCACCCCTGTATAAAGCGTATTGTTAGACGCATGGCCAATTTTCCTCATAAATTCCCAGAACATGATGCGCTCACAGAGGCGCTTGAAGCCCATTTTGATGAATATCTTACTGAGCTGAAGGATCTAGTCTCTATCCCATCTATCGCGTGGGAAGCTTTTGATCTAGCTCAGGTCCAACGAAGCGCTGAAGCTGTGTACGAGCTTGCGAAACGGTCAGGCTTTCAAGAGATAAAAATCCTTTCTGCGTCGTACCACGATGAAACGGGGGAGACACATCAAGGTATGCCAGCGGTAATTGCCACTAAACCAGCTGCTTCAGGGTATCCCACAATCCTGTTATACGCTCACCATGATGTACAGCCTCCTGGCGATAACACGCAGTGGGAAACTGACCCGTTTACCGCAGTTCAGAAAGGCGCTCGCCTCTATGGCCGCGGTGCTGCAGACGATAAAGCAGGGGTTATCATCCATATGGCGGCTTTCCGTTTAGTATCGGAAGTATTAGGCAATGATTTCAATGTTGGCGTAAAGATCTTTATCGAAGGGGAAGAAGAAGCAGGGTCACCCTCTTTCCGCGAATTCCTAGCTGCCTACCAGAAGGACCTAGCCGCTGATTATATTGTGGTAGCAGATTCTGCCAACTGGCGAGCTGGAGTTCCGGCATTAACTACCTCATTACGTGGCGTAGCTAGCGGGGATATTGAAGTTCGAACTGGTAATCACGCAGTGCACTCTGGTATCTTTGGAGGTCCTTTTCTGGACGCACATACGGTATTAGCCCGTTTGCTGGGTACTCTTCATGATGACGAAGGTGCAGTTGTTGTAGAAGGTCTGTACCGTGGTGAAGACCCTAAAGTCGAATACCCTGAACATGAATTCCGCGCAGATTCTGGAATCTTAGACCAGATGTCTCTAGCAGGATATGGATCAATTACATCTCGGCTCTGGCAGCAACCTGCACTTTCCGTTATAGGTATGGATATTCCGTCAATTGCCCATTCTTCAAATACCCTTGCTGTTACTTCGCGGGCACGTATTAGTGTCCGTTTGGCTCCTGGTGATTCTCCCGAGAATGCGCACAAAGTTCTGGCAGACCATATAAAGAAGCATGCACCTTATAACGCGCAAGTTAGCTATACTCCTGTCGACTCAGGGTTACCCTTTGCCACAGATGTTGAGCAGGATGGAGCTCAAATCACCTTGTCAGCAATGGCTCAAGCTTGGGGCATATCTCCTGTGCAGACAGGCATGGGAGGCTCAATACCTTTTATAGCGGATTTGAAGGAGAACTTCCCCGATGCCCAGATTCTAGTAACTGGTGTTGAAGACCCAGATACCCGGGCACATAGCGCCAACGAATCGCTGTATGTACCTGATTTTAAACGAGGAATTTTAGCGGAGGCACTGATATTGAGTGCTCTCAGCAGGAGTAAGTAGATTAGGAAAGGAAAGCAACTCAAGGAATATACCTCACACACTAAGTACAGAATTCTACAAAGTTGGTATTCTGGACGTAAGAGACCTTGATGCCCCTAGTGAACTTGTGAGTCCGCTGTTGTCGTGAAGAAGTAGGACAGCGTAATCTGACTTCACGAAGGGGAATATTGTCAGGAAAGGACAAACATGACTGAGACTGTAACTGAGCTACCAACACACGGGGTTAACCTTACTGAAGTTGCTCAGAATAAGGTACGTACTTTGCTCGAACAAGAAGGACGTACCGATTTGCGCCTCCGGATTGCTGTACAGCCCGGTGGCTGTTCCGGGCTAATCTATCAGCTCTACTTCGATGAGCGAGTACTTGATGGTGACGCAGTACGTGATTATGACGGTGTGCAGGTTATCGTAGATAAAATGAGTGTCCCTTATCTAGACGGCTCAACTATTGATTTTGAAGACACGATTGAGAAACAAGGATTCTCAATTGATAATCCGAACGCGGCAGGGTCATGTGCCTGTGGCGACTCCTTCCACTAGGAGCATCGATATAACAGAACCCCTAAAAAACCAACTTTAGGGGTTCTGTTACGTTAAAATTCAGTAATTTTCCAGGAAACTCACAATTTCAGTGACAGAGTGTCACCGTAAGAGCAGAATTCGCGGTAAGCTCTAAGGGATAAGTTTTTTATAATTGCCTCAGGTTTACCTGTAGACCTGAGCACTAGCACACACTGCAAGAACAGGAAGGGCCGTCTGTGAGTTCGCAATATCGAACCGGCAGTCGTCGTAAGCGTGCAAGTCTTGTTGGCCTCGGGACTACAGCGACGCTGCTGATGACTGGTTGTTCAATGGATAGGGCAGCTGTAGGCTGGTTACCCACAAAAGCTGGGCATCCGGCTACTGATAATGCCGAGAACCTCATGCATCTCTGGGTAGGTACTTGGAGTGCAGCTCTTGTTGTCGGTCTTATTACTTGGGGTTTGATGCTATGGTGCATCATTGCTTACCGTAGGCGTAAGAACGAAAGTGGCTATCCTCGTCAGCTCAGCTATCACCTGCCTCTGGAAATTTTTTATACTTTCGTTCCAGTTGTCTTGATCGTCAGTATGTTTACGTTTTCAGACCGAGTCGAGCGTCAAGTAACTGGTCCTAAAACTGGTGCCGATCGACAGGTCACTGTTGAAGTATATGGCAAACAATGGGCCTGGGATTTCAACTACACAGATGAAAATGTGCATGTAACTGGTGTACAAGCTCACCTTGATGGCTCACCAGGTAAAGAAGCAGAACTTCCAACGCTTTATTTGCCCGTTAACTCAAATGTTGATGTAGTCCTCAAATCGCGTGATGTGATCCATTCGTTCTGGGTTCCGGCTTTCCTGGAGAAACGGGATACGATCCCTGGTATGACGAACCATATTCATATCACTACCAAAGAAATTGGTGATTATAAGGGTAAATGCGCTGAACTTTGCGGTGAGTACCACTCTGAGATGTTGTTTAATGTCAAGGTGGTCTCACAGGAAGACTACGACAACTACATCAATTCCCTTAAGCAAAATCCCGAGAATCAGGGTATCGCTGGGGACGAATACAACCGTAATCCCAACCAGAACGCGACTCCGCGTCCCGCTAACCAATAAAGGGGTGAAATAGACGTGACTACCCTCGAATATTCAACTGAGAGTGCAACGGCTGTTGCGCCGCGCGTGGTTCCTAAGTCCAAGGGACGCATCTTTGTCAATTGGATTACTTCCACGGACCACAAAACCATTGGGTACATGTACCTGATCTCTGCCTTCATCTTCTTCTGTATGGGCGGAACTATGGCTCTGCTGATGCGTATCGAGCTTTTTGAGCCCGGTATGCAGATCCTGCAGACGAAGGAGCAATTTAACCAGCTTTTTACGATGCACGGTACCCTTATGCTCCTCATGTTCGGCACCCCTTTGTTCACCGGTTTGGCGAACGTGCTTATCCCGCTCCAAATTGGTGCTCCCGATGTGGCATTCCCGCGCTTAAACGCATTGGCTTTTTGGTTCTTCCTTTTTGGGTCGCTAGTAGCGATTGCAGGTTTTATTACCCCGCAAGGTGCAGCCTCTTTCGGCTGGTTTGCATACGTCCCACTAAATAGCACTACTTATAGTCCGTCTGTCGGTGGTGATTTATGGGTCTTTGGTCTTGCTTTGCAGGGATTCGGCACAATTATGGGTGCGGTTAACTTCATTACTACAATTGTGGCAATGCGCGCCCCTGGCATGACTATGTGGCGTATGTCTGTGTTTACGTGGGCAACTCTGATTACTTCAATCTTGATTATTATGATCTTCCCGCCTCTGGCATCCGCTTTGTTTGCTCTAGGTATGGATCGCCGATTCGGAGGACATATTTTTGATCCGGAAAATGGGGGAGCGGTACTCTGGCAGCACTTGTTCTGGTTCTTCGGGCACCCTGAGGTGTATGTGCTTGCGCTACCTTTCTTCGGCGTGACTTCGGAGATTATCCCTGTATTCTCACGTAAACCCATTTTTGGTTACAAAGGTCTTGTTACAGCGACTATTGCTATTGCGGGCCTGTCTGTAACTGTGTGGGCGCACCATATGTACGTAACTGGAGCGATTATGCTTCCGTTCTTTTCGTTCATGACCATGATGATTGGTGTTCCAACCGGCGTGAAGTTTTTCAACTGGATTGGGACTATGTGGCAGGGGTCCATTACGTTTGAAACTCCGTTACTGTGGATCTATGGATTCTTAGTGACCTTCCTCTTTGGAGGTCTGACGGGTATTATCTTGGCTACTCCGCCTCTAGACTTCCATATCTCGGATACTTACTTCGTGGTTGCACACTTCCACTACGTGATTTTTGGAACCATTGTGTTTGGTATGTTTGGTGCATTCTACTTCTGGTGGCCAAAATTCACTGGCAAGATGCTCAACGAACGGATCGGTAAGATTCACTTCTGGCTGGTATTCTTCGGGTTCCACGCGACCTTCTTGATTCAGCACTGGGTTGGCGTTGATGGGATGCCTCGTCGATACGCTGACTATCTGCCCGAGGACGGTTTCACCTGGATGAACCAGTTCTCAACTGTTGGATCCATGATTCTTGCCGTTTCAATGATTCCCTGGTTCTGGAATGTTTACATTACTGCTCGGTATGCTCCGAAAGTCGAGGTAGACGATCCCTGGGGATTCGGTGGATCTCTCGAGTGGGCAACTTCTTGTCCTCCGCCCCGCCACAACTTTACTGCATTGCCTCGTATCCGTTCCGAACGCCCGGCTCTAGACCTACATCATCCCGAGCTTTCAACGAATCATGATGTTGCCGCTGCAGCTCTTGCAGCACAGAAGGGAGAGTAAACCGTGAAAGTTCTCGGGAAGGTCTTCCTGTACCTTGGTATATTCTTTATTCCTGTTGGAATTATTTATGGGTTTATGACCAATTTTGATGAGTGGGCCGGGTTTCCCGCGCTCCTCGTGACGGCGCTTATGTGCTTCTTCTTGGCTTTCTTCCTCATGTTTACTGATAAGAAGCTAGGAAGCCAGCCCATGGATAACTACACGGGTGAAATCGCTGAGAGTGCTGGTGAGTATGGGTTCTACTCACCATGGTCTTGGTGGCCGTTTATGATCGGTTTAACGTGCATGATTGTTGTTCTTGGGGCAGCGATTGCCTGGTGGGTACTAATTCTTGCGTTGCCTATCGTAGCAGTCGCCGTTATCGGGTGGGTATATGAATACAACCGCGGTGATCACGCGCACTAATCATATACAGTAAAGGTGGGGTTACATCATCCATATGGATGATGTAACCCCACCTTTTCTATATTCCAGAGATTCTCGAATAAAGTTCTATCTGCCCCAGATATGTACTAAAAAGGGGAGGTAAGAAAAAGCTAGTTGGATTAATTGTCTGTATTGGCAGCTTATCTGGGGATCATCAAAGCAGCAGAGACGCACCAATATTGATCGGATGAATCTTGGGAGAGTAACCGCCCATATAATCGTGCCCATCGCACGATAATAGTTTTTGCAGAGGCAGCTTCGCTTATCAGTACGCTCGGCTCGAAAGAAAAGACGGCATTAATATGCTCGCAGAAGTGCTCTCTCTGCAAGAATTCTGGAGTCTCAACCTCAAACCTAGGTTGTTGCTACTTTTATCTGTTAATCCGCGAGGCTCCTTCCTGCCTCTAAGAGCCAGCGGCATGATAGTTTGTGACGGGGTGTGTGCTTAGTACGCATGAAGTTATTCCATTATGGCATCAGGTATATAGCGATCGCTGATAAGTAAGCAAAGATTTATAATTCTTAGTTTCAGGAATAGGGCCATGCTGCTTATGAGAATTTTTCATGAGAAAGTCTGGACTCCTGGCCTTAGAAGATGGATATGATATTGGGTCAGCAGCAACATTGCTGGAAGAGATACATACGATACAAACGTTGAGGGTTGGTCCCACAGTTTTGTGGAACCAACCCTCAAGTAAACTTATGAAGTTGTAACTTTAGCCCTTAATCTCGGGGCTATTAGAGGAAGCGCCCTCAATCCTTTGAGCTTCATTATGTTCATGATGAGCTTCTTCTAGCTCAGTAGGAGTTACAGGAAGAACACGATCAGTAAAGAACAACTTCGATAAGGTGCCTCGTGCTTTCTCAAGCATTGTAACCTTCCCCTTAGCATTGGGGCGTGCAGGTATTACATCTGGTGAATCGAAACTAACTAGCTTGTACCGACGATACTCGTCAAGAGGCTTGTGCACCTCAATAAACTCACCATGGGGGAGTTGCACCACTTGACCAGTTTCGATGCCATGAAGCACTAGCTCACGATCTTTACGCTGCAAGGAGAGGCAAATCCTTCGGGTAATCTCGAAACCAAGGATGGGTCCAAGGAAGAAGAGCGCACGCAATACATAAGCTACATCATTTAGCGAGACGTGGAAATGTGTTGCGATCAAATCAGAAGATGCCGCGATCATCAAAACTGAGTAGTAGATGATACCGGCAACACCGGCGCCTGTACGGAATGGAGCGTTACGCGGGCGATCAAGAATATTATGAACCCGATTATCTTTGGTGACCCAACGTTCGATCCAAGGCCACGTGAATAAGAATCCCATCAAGACGCCTGCGAGTGCAAAAGGCAGTAGGACATTTAGAACCCATGTTCCACCGAATTGCCATTCCCATGACCATGGCCAAACACCAGGCCATAGACGTAATGCACCGTCACCAAAGCCTACGTACCAGTCAGGCTGAGTACCTGCTTGAACTGGAGATGGATCGTAGGGACCATAGTTCCATATTGCGTTAATAGTGAAGGTGGAAGCTAAGAAAGCGATGATACCGAAAACTATGAAGAAGAAACCGCCTGCTTTTGCAGCATAAACCGGACCTACAGGAAAACCAACAACGTTATTGTTGGTACGACCTGGCCCTGGATATTGGGTGTGTTTATGCAGGACAACCATGAACATATGCAGTCCAACGCACAACAACAGAACTGCCGGAATGATCATAATATGCAGGCTGTATAGGCGGCTAATAATGTGTTCACCTGGGAACTCGCCTCCGAAGAAGAAAAGCGAGAGGTATGTACCTACGAGCGGAACTGCGACCATAATGCCATCGACAATTCGCAAACCGTTACCAGAGAGCACATCATCGGGGAGGGAATACCCAGTAAAGCCCGCCATAATACCCGTGACAAAGAGGACGCAACCTACAACCCAATTCAGCTCACGTGGACGACGGAAAGCCCCTGTAAAGAAGACACGAAGCATGTGGATACAGATGGCCAACATAAACATGAGAGCCGCCCAGTGGTGAATCTGACGGATCAACAGGCCTCCGCGAATATCAAAAGAGATATCTAAAGTAGACGCAAACGCAACAGACATTTCTGTACCCTTCATGGGTACATATGAACCGTCATAGGTAACTGCAGCGGTTGATGGGTTAAACCAGAATGTTAAAAAAGTTCCTGAAATAAGGAGCACTACAAAGCTGTATAGAGCCACCTCACCGAACATAAAGGACCAGTGATCTGGAAAGATTTTTCGGCCAAATTCTTTAACAACCCCAGACATGCCAACACGCGTATCAACAAAATTCGCGATACGCCCAGCGTTGCTTTTAGGTTTGTACTCGTAGCCAGTTGTTGTAGACATTACTTATTTCGCCTCCTTCTCACGCTCTGCACGCATTTCTTCGACGTGCTGACCGCGTTCCCAATACGCGGGACCAACTGGCTCATGGAAGTCACTCTGAGCCACAAGATAACCATTATCATCGACTGTAATCGGCAACTGTGGGAGTGCGTGACCTGCAGGACCGAATACAACCTTGCATTCATCTGCCGCATCAAAAGTAGACTGATGGCACGGGCACAGCAGATGGTGCGTTCGCTGCTCGTACAGCGCGATGGGACATCCAACGTGTGTACAGACCTTCGAATAAGCGACTATACCGTCAACGTGCCAGTTTTTACGTTCTTCCGAAATCTTCATCTCATTGGGGTCAAGACGCATCAACAAGACAACTGCTTTAGCTTTTTCCTCTAGATAGCCATTTTCATGGCTGAGGGACGTGATGGTCTCCGGCAGAACGTGATAAGCGGATCCGATCGTAACGTCAGAAGCTTTAATCGGAGTCCCAGAAGGGTCGCGTACAAGACGGACACCCTGATCCCACATCGTGTGTTTAAGAACGGCAGGATCATTCGGCCCCAGATCGCGCAGGAACGTAATAAAAGTTAACGGAGCCAGAATAACTGAGCCAATGAGAGTATTGCGCAGGAGAGGACGGCGTTTAATACCTGACTCATCAATAATAGTTTCGATGATTTCTTCTGCCTCGGCGCGATCCTCTTCAGGACGCAAATCGTGCCGCTCCTCAACGAGTTCATGGTCAGGCATAAGCGTACGTGCCCAATGAACAACTCCAATACCAATGCCGAACATAGCGAATGCTATACCTAAACCAAGCAAGAGGTTCTGCAGCTGCAGTTTACTGGTAGGCTCCGTATTGTTTACATCAAAGAAGTTACCTTCAACTGATATACCGAAATACGCGACCCAGAATAACAAAGAGCCGAGCATTGATAGTACAAAGAGTAGAATAACTTGGCGCTCAGCACCTTTAGCACGCTTCGAATCCACATCTGTCAGACGTGGACGATGTGGGGGCAGCCCAGGATTCTGAAACTGCTCCTTTGAATCCTCTGAAGAGGTAACTACGGTAACGCTCTGAGCGTCTTGACCGTCACGATGGTTTCCCATGTGTTGCCTCAAATCTTTTCCGATACGAATAGTATGTGCGTATTTATGCTGAGCGAGAGGTCAGCCAAATAACAAAGATAAGCACGATCCCTAGACCGACGCTCCAAATCAACAGACCTTCAGCGACAGGACCTAGAGAGCCTAGCTTAAGACCACCAGGGGAAACATTTTTTCCTGTGCTTTCAAATAGGTGATAACATCACGCTTCTCTTGCGGGGTAAGGTTTGCGTCGTTGAAAACAGGCATATTTTGAGGTCCAGTTTCCATGGCTTCATAGATATGTTGTTCGCTAACACCCATGAGAGAAGGAGCAAACTTCCCTCGGGTAAGAGCACCACCTGCACCAGCCGCGTTATGACACATTGCGCAGTTGGCTAGGAAGACACGGGCACCATTTGCGGCATCGCCTTTGGTGGTATCTAGATTCTCTGCTTCAGGTATTGCAGGACCGGCGCCCAACGAAGCAACATATGCAGAGAGCTGCTTCGTCTGTTCCTCGTTGAACTGACCAGGTTTGACTTGAGCCTGTGTACCTTGCATCTGCATAGGCATGCGGCCGGTACCAACCTGAAAATCAACTGCGGCTGCACCAACACCGATGAGCGAAGGACCATCAGCGGTGCCTTCAGCGTTCATTCCATGGCAGGTTGCACAGTTGGCTTGGAAGAGTTTTTGACCAGCGTTTACATCATCTTGAGTGTATGCATGGCTTGACTCGGCCTTGGCCTGATTGGTGGCAGTGGCAACTGTGTAGAGACCACCAGTAAGGATGAGAGCCAACGCAAGCAACACAATAGCTGCAAGCGGGTGACGCCGCTTCTGTGAAAGTGCCTTCACGTCTTTTGTTCCTTGTGTGTGCTAGTAAAAATGGATACGGACGGGGCGAGAGTGTTGGACTGTTATTTGACGAAGTACACTACGGCAAATAGAGCGAGCCACACGACATCTACAAAGTGCCAGTAGTACGAGACAACGATTGCACTAGTTGCTTCGTAATGACCAAATCGCTTAGCGACAAATGCGCGACCAATGATCAGGAGGAAAGCTACTAGACCAGCTGTCACGTGTAACGCATGGAACCCTGTTGTGATGTAGAAAGCGGATCCGTAAGCGCTAGATGCAATGGTTACGCCTTCTGAAACCAAGGTTGCGTACTCATAAGCCTGACCGCAGACGAAGATTGCGCCCATGATGAAAGTCAACACAAACCATTCAGCCATGCCCCATGCCTTAATATTCAGCAAAGAACCGGAGCGGCGTGGTTTGAGCTGTTCTGCGGCAAATACGCCCATCTGGCATGTCACAGAACTCAGCACAAGAACGATTGTGTTGATAAAAGCGAAGGGAACGTTAAGGATATGTACATTATCAGCCCAAATGTCAGGACGTGATGCCTTAAGGGTGAAGTACATAGCAAAAAGCCCGGCAAAGAACATCAGCTCTGATGCCAACCACACGACGGTACCAATGGCGACCGTGTTGGGTCGGTTAAGAGCCGGATGTGCCGGCCTGCTGGGGTTATTGGTTACAGTTGTCACATAGACATTATGTCGCTAAAACTTGCGAAGAGCGAATACATAACCTCTTAAATCTTGCGGTGTGTTGGGAAAATCCTTAGAGTTCC from Rothia dentocariosa ATCC 17931 encodes the following:
- a CDS encoding cytochrome c oxidase subunit 3 — translated: MTTVTNNPSRPAHPALNRPNTVAIGTVVWLASELMFFAGLFAMYFTLKASRPDIWADNVHILNVPFAFINTIVLVLSSVTCQMGVFAAEQLKPRRSGSLLNIKAWGMAEWFVLTFIMGAIFVCGQAYEYATLVSEGVTIASSAYGSAFYITTGFHALHVTAGLVAFLLIIGRAFVAKRFGHYEATSAIVVSYYWHFVDVVWLALFAVVYFVK